Part of the Candidatus Poribacteria bacterium genome, AACCTCGTCCGCGTGCTTCAGGGATTTTTTGCGTATCAGGAGGCGAACATCGCCGCATGGCATACCGCTGTCACCGAATTTAGGGAGACAGTGCCAGAACTCGGCGAAGAATTGGCAACCCTCATCGAAACGGAACGCCAAAACAACACGCGATTTCAGGAGGCGTTCACGAATTTCCACAAACAGTGCCAAGTTTCCATTAATCCGAACCTCTCCATTGCCGCTGTAGAGGAGATGCTGATCCAGCATCTGTTGACCGAGCGTATCTTCCGCACTGTCTTCAACAACCGTGACTTCACACGCCGCAATATCATCGCACGCGAGATCGAGAACGTCATCGACGCGCTTACCTCACAGACGTTCGATAGGAACCAGTTCCTCCAAAGTTTAGACCCGTTCTACGTTGCCATCGAGCAGGCTGCGGCAACTATCAGGGATTTCTCACAGAAACAAGGATTCCTCAACACCGTCTACGAGCAGTTTTTTCAAGGCTTCTCGGTCAAGGTCGCAGACACGCACGGTATCGTCTACACACCGCAACCGATCGTCGATTTTATGGTGAAAAGCGTTGAACATATCCTCAATACCGAGTTTAACCGTTCCCTTTCGGACAGCGGTGTGAACATTATCGACCCGTTCGTTGGGACCGGTAACTTCATCGTCCGCATCATGCAAGCACTCGACCCTATCTCACTGGAACGCAAATACACCGCCGATCCGCCGGAACTCCAGTGCAACGAGGTGATGCTCCTACCCTATTATATCGCTAACCTCAACATAGAACATGAGTTCTATACGGCAACAAACCGGTATATCCCCTACGAAGGTTTGTGCCTCGTGGATACCTTTGAGCTGGCAGAGGACCGGGAGCAGTTACAGCTGTTCACGCCTGACAATACCGCACGCGTCGAGAAGCAGAAGGAATCCGAGATGTTCGTCGTTATCGGCAATCCGCCCTATAATGTCGGGCAAATTAACGAGAACGACAATAACAAAAACCGAGAGCATACGGCGATGGATAAGTCGATTAAGGACACGTATGCCAAAGATTCCAAAGCTACAAACAGAAACAAACTTTATGATCCTTACGTCAAGGCGATTCGATGGGCGTTGGAGCGGATTGGCGAGGAAGGCGTTGTCGCTTTTGTAACGAACAACAGTTTTATTGAAGGTTTGGCGTTTGACGGCATGCGGAAACACCTCGCCACCGATTGCGATGCGATCTATATGTTGGATTTGGGTGGAAATGCACGGAAAGGGTTAAAGGTTTCCAATGCGAATGTGTTCGGAATTCGGGTAGGGGTGAGCATCAATCTGTTTGTAAAAAAGAAGGATAACACGTCTGAATCCGCGCGTATCTTTTACTACCGCACTGATGACCTGTGGAACAGGGAACAGAAATTCGACTTTTTGAATGAACGTGAACATGCAGGCGGTATTGTGTGGGAATCCATTCAGCCAGACGATCGACATACATGGCTTACAAAAGGACTCCACACCGAGTTTGATGACCTTATTCCCATGGGAACCAAAGCCGCAAAAGCACAAAAAGGTGAAGTAAGAGATGTAATTTTCAAAACCTATAGCAACGGTGTGAAAACGAATCGGGATGCATGGACTTACAACTTCAATCGAAACGCACTGACTGAAAACATAAGCAGAATGATTCAAACTTATAACACCGAAGTTGCTCGCTGGGAACAGAGAATAGATCGAGAGGCTGCCCTTGACGATTTTGTGTTATCTGATGACACGAAAATTAAGTGGAGTAGAAATTTAAAGCGCGAATTAAGACGAAACAAAATCGCTGAGTATGCTGAACACAAAGTTAGACCTTCCCTTTATCGTCCTTTCACAAAATCGTACTTATTTTTTGATACCATTATGAATAATGATGTCTCTCACTTCCCTTCGATCTTTCCTATACCAGAGACAGAAACAGAAAATCGAGTGATATGGCTTAAGGTCGGAAGTGAGTGGTCAATGTTTGGATTGATGGTTAACCAAATTCCTGATTTACTACCCCAAGGTGGTTCCCAATGTTTCCCCTTCTACATCTACAATGAGGACGGCACGAATCGCAGCGAAAACATCACCGATTGGGCATTAACAGCGTTTCAATCCCACTATCAAGACGACACCATCACCAAGTGGGACATTTTCCACTACACCTACGGACTCCTGCACCACCCTGATTATCGTGAGACATACGAGGCGAACCTTAAGCGTGATTTGCCACACATCCCGTTTGTCGAAGATTTCTGGGGATTTGCGAAGGCAGGGGCACGACTCGCAGAAATCCACGTCAACTACGAATCGCAACCCGAATACGATGGACTCCAGTTTATCCAAAACCCAGACGCCCACCTCGATTGGCGTGTGGAGAAGATGAGACTCTCCAGAGACAAAACCTCGCTTATCTATAACGAATTCTTGACGCTATCGGAGATTCCATCGAGGACCTATGATTATCGACTCGGCACGCGCTCTGCATTGGAGTGGGTCGTGGACCAGTATCGTGTGAAAACGGACAAACGGAGCGGCATCGTCAATGACCCGAACCGTGCCGATGATCCGCAGTACATCGTCAAACTAATCGGTCAGGTCATCACCGTCAGTTTAGAGACATTGGACCTTGTTGAAAACTTGCCTGCCTTCGGGGTTAAAAACCCCTCCCACAAAAATAGTTTGTGACAATTGAATGGTTCTGGCATAAACACAAGGTCATTCAGTTTTCCGGTAGGAGAGAACTCCGAAAATGTTACACTTTCCGCCAAATTA contains:
- a CDS encoding DEAD/DEAH box helicase, whose translation is MSNPNIKPTHKPIKTYYAELEEYERLGERNEGTVRAAFQGLLQHYCHQSNLTLLCEKTHYTPEKRRVTPDGEIVDTFKLPYGYWEAKDTQDDLHVEASKKFAAGYPSENIVIQSPTHALLYQHGELQLDLDITDPRNLVRVLQGFFAYQEANIAAWHTAVTEFRETVPELGEELATLIETERQNNTRFQEAFTNFHKQCQVSINPNLSIAAVEEMLIQHLLTERIFRTVFNNRDFTRRNIIAREIENVIDALTSQTFDRNQFLQSLDPFYVAIEQAAATIRDFSQKQGFLNTVYEQFFQGFSVKVADTHGIVYTPQPIVDFMVKSVEHILNTEFNRSLSDSGVNIIDPFVGTGNFIVRIMQALDPISLERKYTADPPELQCNEVMLLPYYIANLNIEHEFYTATNRYIPYEGLCLVDTFELAEDREQLQLFTPDNTARVEKQKESEMFVVIGNPPYNVGQINENDNNKNREHTAMDKSIKDTYAKDSKATNRNKLYDPYVKAIRWALERIGEEGVVAFVTNNSFIEGLAFDGMRKHLATDCDAIYMLDLGGNARKGLKVSNANVFGIRVGVSINLFVKKKDNTSESARIFYYRTDDLWNREQKFDFLNEREHAGGIVWESIQPDDRHTWLTKGLHTEFDDLIPMGTKAAKAQKGEVRDVIFKTYSNGVKTNRDAWTYNFNRNALTENISRMIQTYNTEVARWEQRIDREAALDDFVLSDDTKIKWSRNLKRELRRNKIAEYAEHKVRPSLYRPFTKSYLFFDTIMNNDVSHFPSIFPIPETETENRVIWLKVGSEWSMFGLMVNQIPDLLPQGGSQCFPFYIYNEDGTNRSENITDWALTAFQSHYQDDTITKWDIFHYTYGLLHHPDYRETYEANLKRDLPHIPFVEDFWGFAKAGARLAEIHVNYESQPEYDGLQFIQNPDAHLDWRVEKMRLSRDKTSLIYNEFLTLSEIPSRTYDYRLGTRSALEWVVDQYRVKTDKRSGIVNDPNRADDPQYIVKLIGQVITVSLETLDLVENLPAFGVKNPSHKNSL